The following proteins are co-located in the Paludibaculum fermentans genome:
- a CDS encoding VOC family protein, which translates to MRKLALSLLIVWLATPGMPGLPQPADGEPSKPLITGLDHIPLAVQDLARAAERFRSLGFVWKEGRAHSNGILNQHAKFPDGTEIELITAPDARDALTSEYRAFLAHGDGPAYIGFFATDQDQVVAALEKGKRSFERDGGLLGFPVGDGLHHVFFARRNASPTDRPEHFLHPNTAESLIGVWLAADDLSPERGLLRRLGIPIEKRVACTPECAMAEVARLGEGEVVLLPGKRQVVPGRRIAGATVRVRSLAAAQAVLERGGWKTRVLRWEKGQSVFLGPEVGCGLWLELRQDGDQRRN; encoded by the coding sequence GTGCGCAAGCTCGCCCTCTCCCTGCTGATTGTGTGGTTGGCGACCCCAGGAATGCCGGGCCTGCCGCAGCCAGCCGACGGCGAGCCGTCCAAGCCCCTGATCACCGGGCTCGATCACATCCCTTTGGCGGTCCAGGACCTCGCCAGGGCTGCCGAGCGGTTCCGTTCGCTGGGCTTCGTGTGGAAAGAGGGGCGAGCCCATTCCAACGGGATCCTGAACCAACACGCGAAATTCCCGGATGGAACGGAGATCGAGCTGATCACGGCGCCGGATGCTCGCGACGCGCTGACGTCGGAATACCGGGCATTTCTCGCGCATGGGGATGGGCCGGCCTACATTGGATTTTTCGCGACTGACCAGGACCAGGTTGTGGCGGCTCTCGAGAAGGGGAAGAGGAGCTTCGAACGGGATGGCGGGCTGCTCGGGTTCCCGGTTGGCGACGGGCTGCACCATGTGTTCTTTGCGCGCCGCAACGCCTCTCCGACGGACCGCCCCGAGCATTTCCTGCACCCGAACACGGCGGAATCGTTGATTGGGGTGTGGTTGGCCGCGGACGATCTTTCGCCGGAACGCGGGCTGCTCCGCAGGCTTGGGATCCCCATCGAGAAGCGAGTGGCTTGTACTCCGGAGTGCGCGATGGCGGAGGTGGCGCGACTGGGGGAGGGGGAAGTCGTGCTGCTGCCGGGGAAGCGGCAAGTGGTGCCGGGCCGGCGGATTGCCGGGGCCACGGTGCGGGTGCGGAGCCTGGCGGCGGCGCAGGCTGTGCTGGAACGCGGCGGATGGAAGACACGAGTGCTGCGTTGGGAGAAAGGCCAGAGCGTCTTTCTCGGACCTGAGGTGGGTTGCGGACTTTGGCTGGAATTACGGCAAGACGGCGATCAGCGACGGAATTGA
- a CDS encoding sulfatase family protein — MTRRAFAATAGSLLTGRAADTPRPNILWVTCEDMGPHLHACGDSYSVTPNLDKLAARGSIYMNAWSNAPVCAPARTTIISGVYPPSTGSEHMRSMTKMPAGWKMLPGYLRDAGYYCSNNVKEDYNLEKPPGTWDDSSKQGHWRNRASGQPFFSVFNLEITHESQIRKRPHTLVHDPAKARVPAYHPDTPEVRHDWAQYYDNITTMDGQAGQILADLQSDGLADDTIVFFFGDHGSGMPRSKRWPYNSGLNVSIVAAIPEKWRALAPKDYVAGGKNSRLVSFVDLAPTMLSLAGLPAQPFHQGQAFLGRHEKAPRAYSFGFRGRMDERYDCVRSVRNDRYVYVRNYMPHKIYGQHLAYMWETPTTPVWARLYQEGRLNAAQKKFWERKPAEELFDLKSDPDEVKNLADSAEHRPVLEKLRAEHLAHERSLRDVGLLPEDEIHGRARGGAPFEMGHDEKRYPAEKVLAAAQLASSLKTGVTGQLLALMKDGDSAVRYWGALGVLMRGAAEVKAARAELLELRAGAAPAAAIVAAEALGEYGTDEDLKASLALLILLSDYEKKGVYVAMQALNAITALGRKASPLKEQIRALPAAAVNPADRGRADNFQKLKGYLLEEVLG, encoded by the coding sequence TTGACTCGACGCGCTTTCGCTGCTACGGCCGGCTCTTTGCTGACTGGCCGGGCCGCGGATACGCCCCGGCCTAACATCCTTTGGGTGACCTGCGAAGACATGGGTCCGCACCTGCATGCGTGCGGGGACTCATATTCGGTCACGCCGAATCTCGACAAGCTGGCGGCTCGCGGATCGATTTACATGAATGCGTGGTCGAATGCTCCGGTGTGCGCTCCGGCGCGGACGACCATTATTTCGGGTGTGTATCCGCCGTCGACGGGGTCGGAGCATATGCGGTCGATGACGAAGATGCCCGCGGGCTGGAAGATGCTTCCGGGGTATCTGCGGGACGCAGGTTACTACTGTTCGAACAATGTGAAGGAAGACTACAACCTCGAGAAGCCTCCGGGCACGTGGGACGATTCGAGCAAGCAGGGCCACTGGCGGAACCGGGCTTCGGGGCAGCCGTTCTTTTCGGTCTTCAATCTCGAGATTACGCACGAGAGCCAGATCCGGAAACGGCCGCATACGCTGGTACACGATCCGGCGAAGGCGAGGGTTCCGGCGTATCATCCCGACACGCCGGAGGTGCGGCACGATTGGGCGCAGTATTACGACAACATCACGACGATGGATGGGCAGGCGGGCCAGATCCTGGCGGATCTGCAGAGCGACGGGCTGGCCGATGACACGATCGTGTTCTTCTTCGGGGATCACGGTTCGGGCATGCCGCGCAGCAAGCGGTGGCCCTACAACTCGGGGCTGAACGTATCGATTGTGGCTGCGATTCCGGAGAAGTGGAGGGCCCTGGCTCCGAAGGATTACGTGGCCGGCGGCAAGAACAGCAGGCTGGTGAGCTTTGTGGACCTGGCTCCAACGATGCTGAGCCTGGCGGGCCTGCCGGCGCAGCCGTTCCACCAGGGGCAGGCGTTCCTGGGACGGCATGAGAAGGCTCCGCGGGCGTATAGCTTCGGGTTTCGGGGCCGGATGGACGAGCGGTATGACTGCGTGCGGTCGGTGCGGAACGACCGGTATGTGTATGTGCGGAACTACATGCCGCACAAAATCTACGGGCAACACCTGGCTTACATGTGGGAGACGCCGACGACTCCGGTGTGGGCGCGGTTGTACCAGGAAGGGCGGCTGAACGCGGCGCAGAAGAAGTTCTGGGAGAGGAAGCCGGCTGAGGAGTTGTTCGATCTGAAGTCGGATCCGGATGAGGTGAAGAATCTGGCGGACTCGGCAGAGCACAGGCCCGTGCTGGAGAAGTTGCGGGCGGAGCATCTGGCGCACGAGCGATCGCTGCGGGATGTTGGGTTGCTGCCGGAGGACGAGATTCACGGGCGGGCTCGGGGCGGGGCTCCGTTTGAGATGGGGCATGACGAGAAGCGGTATCCGGCGGAGAAGGTGCTGGCGGCGGCTCAACTGGCTTCGTCGCTGAAGACGGGGGTGACGGGGCAGTTGCTCGCCTTGATGAAAGATGGGGATTCGGCGGTGCGGTACTGGGGGGCCTTGGGCGTGCTGATGCGCGGGGCGGCGGAGGTGAAGGCGGCTCGGGCTGAATTGCTGGAGTTGCGGGCTGGGGCGGCTCCGGCGGCTGCGATTGTGGCGGCAGAGGCGCTGGGCGAGTACGGGACGGATGAAGATTTGAAGGCTTCGCTGGCGCTGTTGATCCTGTTGTCGGATTACGAGAAGAAAGGGGTCTATGTGGCCATGCAGGCTTTGAATGCCATCACGGCCCTGGGGCGGAAGGCGAGTCCGTTGAAGGAGCAGATTCGCGCGCTGCCGGCGGCGGCTGTGAATCCGGCGGATCGCGGGCGGGCGGATAACTTCCAGAAGTTGAAGGGGTATTTGCTGGAGGAAGTGCTGGGGTAG